From the Nonlabens marinus S1-08 genome, one window contains:
- a CDS encoding class I adenylate-forming enzyme family protein codes for MSLIHNMFLIDVEAGLEFSYPQLLNEVTSAKYFTPYLKYTSLPQFYTNLLIGLASGNRLILLDPDFSMSEIEKLLGSVDLMNERIPVQINAGSIEELLNNIEKNKGSLSLFTSGTTGHPKIITHTVGNFIRGVRRSNDHGDNIWALAYNPTHMAGLQVFFQALYNLNPMVNIFGKSRATIFDNIEGAGITHLSATPTFFRMLMPADATFSNVNRITFGGERSDKNLHDKISALFPRARLNNIYATTESGAILTARNDEFEIKKEVIGKVVIRDNEILVHQTLLGDSSDFKMDGEWYHTNDIVEITSSDPLRFKIASRGNELINVGGYKVNPNEVEESMQMIDGIIDCRVFGKPNSVLGSILCAEYIPQNGVDITANDIKKHLAAQLQDFKIPRILKRVEKLKLTRTGKLKR; via the coding sequence ATGAGTTTAATTCACAATATGTTTTTAATAGATGTGGAAGCAGGATTGGAGTTCTCCTACCCTCAATTATTGAATGAAGTAACTTCTGCAAAATATTTTACACCCTACCTTAAGTACACATCTTTACCCCAATTCTACACCAATTTACTTATTGGGTTAGCTAGTGGAAACCGACTGATTTTACTCGATCCTGATTTTTCAATGTCTGAGATTGAAAAGCTTTTGGGATCTGTCGATTTAATGAATGAAAGGATTCCTGTTCAAATAAACGCTGGAAGCATAGAGGAATTGCTTAATAACATAGAAAAAAATAAAGGGAGTCTAAGTCTTTTTACCTCTGGTACAACAGGACATCCCAAAATAATAACTCATACTGTTGGGAATTTTATAAGAGGTGTAAGAAGATCAAATGACCATGGTGACAATATATGGGCTCTTGCTTACAATCCAACGCACATGGCGGGATTGCAGGTTTTTTTTCAGGCCCTGTATAACCTTAACCCTATGGTAAATATCTTTGGTAAATCAAGGGCTACTATTTTCGATAACATTGAAGGTGCCGGTATTACACACCTTTCCGCCACTCCAACCTTTTTTAGAATGTTGATGCCGGCAGATGCAACTTTTAGCAACGTAAACCGAATCACCTTTGGTGGAGAGAGGTCTGATAAAAATCTTCATGATAAAATTAGCGCTCTTTTTCCTAGAGCCCGACTTAACAATATTTACGCAACTACTGAGTCAGGTGCTATACTGACTGCTCGAAATGATGAATTTGAAATTAAGAAGGAGGTAATTGGTAAGGTAGTAATCCGTGACAACGAGATACTAGTACACCAAACCCTTTTAGGCGATAGTTCAGATTTTAAAATGGATGGAGAATGGTATCATACGAATGATATAGTGGAAATAACATCTAGCGACCCATTGCGGTTTAAGATCGCTTCTCGTGGTAACGAGCTAATTAATGTCGGTGGTTATAAGGTTAATCCCAATGAGGTGGAAGAAAGTATGCAGATGATAGATGGCATAATAGACTGCCGTGTTTTCGGTAAGCCAAATTCTGTACTGGGTTCGATACTCTGTGCCGAGTATATTCCTCAAAATGGAGTTGATATAACAGCCAACGATATTAAGAAACATTTAGCTGCCCAACTACAGGACTTTAAGATCCCAAGGATTTTGAAGAGAGTGGAAAAGTTGAAACTTACCAGAACCGGAAAATTAAAAAGATGA
- a CDS encoding acyl carrier protein: MEEKLISIFNTVREGSGLGDLTTINDQMDLRKDIGFDSFNLAELTVHVEEEFGVDIFEDGIVNTVGEIKAKLNS; this comes from the coding sequence ATGGAAGAAAAATTAATTTCAATATTCAATACTGTAAGAGAAGGGTCAGGGCTTGGAGACCTAACCACTATTAATGATCAAATGGACCTTCGGAAAGATATTGGATTCGACTCCTTTAATCTTGCTGAACTTACCGTTCATGTAGAAGAAGAATTTGGAGTTGACATTTTTGAGGATGGTATTGTAAATACGGTTGGTGAAATTAAGGCAAAGCTAAACTCTTAA
- a CDS encoding LegC family aminotransferase — protein MSEIKNTISFIREQYQSHDFIPLHEPRFVGNEKKYVLDTIDSTFVSSVGAYVDRFEEMMQAITHTKKAIAVVNGTSGIQVALRLVGVKGGDEVITQALTFVATANAIAYNGAKPVFLDVDLDTMGLSPDSVRSFLEEYGDLREDGCYNKKTGNRISACLPMHTFGFPVRIEEIIGICDNWKIPVVEDAAESLGSEYNGQPTGGFGAVGVFSFNGNKIVTSGGGGAIVTNNTALGIKAKYLTTTAKQPHAYEYIHDELGYNFRMPNINAALACAQLENLNWFLMKKRELAKKYEEFFTEGDIKLRTELSQTKANYWLMCVELENRNARDSFLKETNAANVMTRPIWQLMYKLPMYIDCFKDDQVNANFLVDRIVNIPSSVITAKA, from the coding sequence ATGTCAGAAATAAAGAATACAATTTCATTTATAAGAGAACAGTACCAATCTCACGATTTTATTCCACTTCACGAACCTCGATTTGTGGGAAATGAGAAGAAGTATGTTCTTGACACCATTGACTCTACGTTTGTTTCTTCAGTAGGTGCATATGTGGATAGATTTGAAGAAATGATGCAAGCGATCACCCATACTAAAAAAGCGATAGCGGTAGTTAATGGGACTTCTGGAATTCAGGTAGCCCTGCGTCTAGTCGGAGTTAAAGGTGGCGATGAAGTTATAACACAGGCGCTCACATTTGTAGCTACAGCCAATGCTATCGCTTATAATGGAGCCAAGCCGGTTTTTCTTGATGTTGACCTAGACACAATGGGATTATCTCCCGATTCCGTTAGAAGTTTCCTAGAAGAATATGGGGATCTTCGCGAAGATGGATGTTACAATAAGAAGACGGGCAATCGTATAAGTGCGTGTTTACCTATGCATACTTTTGGTTTCCCAGTCCGTATTGAAGAAATCATTGGAATATGTGATAATTGGAAAATTCCCGTAGTAGAGGACGCTGCAGAATCTTTAGGTAGTGAATACAACGGGCAACCGACAGGAGGTTTTGGGGCTGTAGGTGTCTTTTCTTTTAACGGGAACAAAATAGTAACCAGTGGAGGTGGAGGAGCTATTGTTACCAATAATACTGCTTTAGGAATTAAGGCCAAATATTTAACCACAACAGCAAAGCAACCTCACGCCTATGAATATATTCACGATGAGTTGGGATATAATTTTAGAATGCCTAATATAAATGCAGCTTTGGCTTGTGCACAACTTGAAAATCTCAATTGGTTTCTCATGAAAAAGAGAGAGCTTGCAAAAAAATATGAAGAGTTTTTTACAGAAGGAGATATTAAATTGAGGACAGAACTGTCGCAAACGAAAGCTAATTACTGGTTAATGTGTGTAGAACTGGAAAACAGAAATGCTAGAGATTCATTTTTAAAAGAAACCAATGCAGCCAACGTAATGACTAGACCAATCTGGCAACTTATGTATAAATTACCGATGTATATAGATTGTTTTAAAGACGACCAGGTGAATGCTAATTTTTTAGTGGATAGAATAGTTAATATTCCTAGTAGTGTTATCACCGCCAAAGCATAA
- a CDS encoding UDP-N-acetylglucosamine 4,6-dehydratase: protein MNILSLIGRNTELLTDDISQHENKIRSIVNSSSFLVLGGAGSIGQAVTKEIFKRNPNKLHVVDISENNMVELVRDVRSSHGYIDGDFKTFALDIGSLEYDAFIKADGKYDYVLNLSALKHVRSEKDPYTLMRMINVNIFNTDKTIQQSIDSGVKKYFCVSTDKAANPVNMMGASKRIMEMFLMRRSKEINISTARFANVAFSDGSLLHGFNERIQKKQPIVAPKDVKRYFVTPQESGELCLLSCIFGENRDIYFPKLSEGLHLISFADIAVKYLEQLGYQPFLCESENEARELVKTLPQEKKWPCLFTNSDTTGEKDFEEFFTANEELDLESFNNLGVIKNELKIEQDKLHLFEKSISELISSGIWSKTEILVLFNKMIPDFGHKETGKYLDSKM, encoded by the coding sequence ATGAACATTTTATCTTTAATTGGCAGGAATACTGAATTATTGACTGATGATATTTCCCAACACGAGAATAAGATTCGCTCTATAGTAAATTCCTCTTCATTTTTAGTTTTAGGAGGGGCTGGTTCGATAGGTCAGGCAGTTACTAAAGAGATTTTCAAAAGAAATCCAAATAAATTGCATGTTGTCGACATTAGTGAAAACAACATGGTTGAATTAGTTAGGGATGTAAGAAGTTCTCACGGATACATTGATGGGGATTTCAAAACCTTCGCTTTAGATATTGGATCACTAGAATATGATGCATTTATAAAAGCCGATGGAAAATATGATTATGTTCTAAACCTTTCTGCTTTGAAACATGTACGCAGCGAAAAGGATCCTTATACGTTGATGCGAATGATTAACGTAAATATCTTTAACACAGACAAGACAATTCAACAATCCATAGATAGTGGAGTAAAAAAATATTTTTGTGTTTCCACAGATAAAGCTGCAAATCCAGTAAATATGATGGGTGCCTCAAAGCGGATTATGGAAATGTTTTTAATGCGAAGAAGTAAGGAAATTAATATATCAACAGCCCGTTTTGCTAATGTGGCATTTTCGGACGGTTCGTTATTGCATGGATTCAATGAACGAATTCAAAAAAAACAACCTATAGTAGCACCTAAAGATGTGAAGAGATATTTCGTTACACCGCAGGAATCCGGAGAACTTTGTTTGCTGTCATGCATCTTTGGTGAAAACCGGGATATTTATTTTCCTAAATTAAGCGAGGGTCTGCATTTGATATCCTTTGCAGATATCGCTGTAAAATACTTAGAGCAATTGGGATACCAACCTTTTCTTTGCGAATCTGAAAATGAAGCCAGGGAATTAGTGAAAACCTTACCTCAGGAAAAAAAATGGCCTTGTCTATTTACCAATAGTGATACTACTGGTGAAAAAGATTTTGAGGAGTTTTTCACTGCAAATGAGGAATTAGATCTGGAAAGTTTTAATAACCTAGGGGTTATTAAGAATGAACTAAAAATTGAACAAGATAAACTACATTTATTTGAGAAATCTATCTCAGAATTAATTAGTTCGGGAATATGGTCAAAAACTGAAATTCTGGTTTTGTTTAACAAAATGATTCCAGATTTTGGTCATAAAGAGACCGGTAAATATTTAGATTCAAAAATGTAA
- a CDS encoding GDP-L-fucose synthase family protein gives MNKDSKIYVAGHRGMVGSAIWRALTAKGYTNLIGRTSAELDLKNQQAVKDFFNNEKPEVVFDAAARVGGILANSEYPYQFLMENLQIQNNLIDTAHIAEVKKFIFLGSSCIYPKLAPQPLREEYLLTGSLEPTNEWYALAKISGVKACEAIRKQFGKDFVSLMPTNLYGSHDNFDLKTSHVLPAMIRKFHEAKLNDNESVELWGSGTPLREFLHVEDMADAAVFALENKMPENLYNIGTGKDLTIKKLAELIQKVVGHKGDIIWDVSKPDGTPRKLMNIDKMKNAGWESSIELEEGIKLTYHWFLESTNDYKQVKY, from the coding sequence ATGAATAAAGATTCAAAAATATATGTAGCCGGTCATCGAGGCATGGTGGGCTCTGCCATATGGAGAGCATTGACAGCAAAAGGCTATACCAACTTGATAGGTAGAACCAGTGCAGAGTTAGACCTCAAGAATCAGCAAGCGGTTAAAGATTTTTTTAATAATGAAAAACCAGAAGTCGTTTTTGATGCAGCAGCTAGAGTGGGTGGAATATTGGCAAACTCTGAATATCCTTATCAGTTTTTAATGGAAAATTTGCAGATACAGAATAATCTTATCGATACTGCTCATATTGCTGAAGTCAAAAAATTTATCTTTCTAGGAAGCTCTTGTATTTATCCTAAACTAGCACCTCAACCATTAAGGGAAGAGTATTTGCTAACGGGAAGTCTAGAACCAACTAATGAGTGGTATGCTTTAGCAAAAATCTCTGGGGTGAAGGCTTGTGAAGCCATAAGAAAACAATTTGGAAAGGATTTTGTCAGCTTGATGCCCACTAATTTGTATGGTAGTCATGATAATTTTGATCTAAAGACCTCGCATGTGCTTCCAGCAATGATCCGTAAATTTCATGAAGCAAAGCTAAATGATAATGAGTCTGTTGAATTATGGGGGAGTGGAACACCGTTACGGGAATTTTTACATGTTGAGGATATGGCTGATGCGGCTGTATTTGCTTTGGAAAATAAGATGCCTGAAAACCTTTACAATATTGGAACAGGAAAAGATCTGACTATAAAAAAACTCGCTGAGTTGATACAAAAAGTTGTTGGTCATAAAGGCGATATAATTTGGGACGTTTCGAAACCCGATGGCACTCCGAGAAAACTGATGAATATAGATAAGATGAAAAATGCTGGCTGGGAATCTTCAATAGAACTTGAAGAAGGGATTAAATTAACTTATCATTGGTTTTTAGAGAGTACAAACGATTATAAGCAAGTTAAATATTAA
- the gmd gene encoding GDP-mannose 4,6-dehydratase — MKVALITGVTGQDGAYLSEFLLKKGYTVHGLKRRSSLLNTDRIDHLYEDPHVENQRFILHYGDMTDSTNLTRLIQEIMPDEIYNLAAMSHVQVSFEMPEYTGNADGLGTLRILEAVRLLGLEKKTRIYQASTSELYGKVQEVPQSETTPFYPRSPYAVAKMYAYWITVNYREAYGIYACNGILFNHESPIRGETFVTRKITRAAARIALGLQDKFYLGNLDAKRDWGHAKDYVRMMWMILQTEDAEDWVIATGTTTPVRDFVRMAFEEVGIMLEFKGEGVEEKAFVVSCSHPQFQLEIGKEVLSVDPKYFRPTEVDLLIGDATKAKTKLGWECQYDLQDLVKDMMKSDVKLMQKDQYLKDGGYDTLNYFE, encoded by the coding sequence ATGAAAGTAGCGTTAATTACAGGAGTAACTGGTCAAGATGGGGCGTATTTGAGTGAATTTCTTTTAAAGAAAGGGTACACTGTACATGGTCTTAAAAGGCGTTCGTCGCTTTTAAATACAGATCGCATTGATCATCTGTATGAAGATCCACATGTTGAAAATCAACGTTTCATATTGCATTATGGGGATATGACGGACAGTACGAATCTTACTCGTTTGATCCAAGAAATTATGCCAGATGAGATTTACAATCTGGCGGCAATGAGCCATGTCCAGGTTTCTTTTGAAATGCCAGAATATACAGGTAATGCAGACGGACTAGGGACACTACGAATACTGGAAGCCGTTCGCCTGTTAGGACTTGAAAAGAAAACCCGAATTTATCAAGCATCGACTTCTGAGTTGTACGGGAAAGTACAAGAGGTTCCTCAATCTGAAACCACTCCATTCTACCCCAGGTCTCCTTATGCTGTAGCAAAAATGTACGCGTACTGGATTACCGTAAACTACAGAGAAGCTTATGGAATATATGCATGTAATGGAATCTTATTCAATCATGAATCGCCTATTCGTGGGGAAACTTTCGTAACCAGGAAAATTACAAGGGCTGCTGCTCGTATTGCTTTAGGTCTTCAGGATAAATTTTATCTAGGAAACCTTGATGCTAAGCGTGATTGGGGACATGCCAAAGATTACGTAAGAATGATGTGGATGATTCTTCAGACAGAAGATGCTGAGGATTGGGTTATTGCAACTGGGACAACAACTCCAGTAAGGGATTTTGTACGTATGGCGTTTGAAGAGGTAGGAATTATGCTGGAATTTAAAGGCGAAGGAGTTGAAGAAAAGGCTTTTGTAGTATCCTGTTCGCACCCGCAGTTCCAATTGGAAATAGGGAAAGAAGTACTTTCCGTAGACCCTAAATATTTTAGACCTACTGAGGTAGACCTTCTTATTGGAGATGCCACAAAAGCAAAAACTAAATTAGGATGGGAATGTCAATATGACCTTCAAGATCTAGTTAAAGATATGATGAAAAGTGACGTTAAGTTGATGCAAAAAGATCAATACTTGAAGGATGGTGGGTATGATACGCTCAATTATTTCGAATAG
- a CDS encoding phosphomannose isomerase type II C-terminal cupin domain encodes MDESKRPWGQYFILDEGENFKVKRIEVKPGGRLSYQYHHKRSEVWTVVCGVARITLDDATKDYSIGEVVEIPQGVKHRVENAERELLTFIEVQYGTYFGEDDIVRIEDDYQRS; translated from the coding sequence ATGGATGAATCCAAAAGACCTTGGGGACAGTATTTCATACTTGACGAGGGAGAAAATTTCAAAGTGAAAAGAATAGAGGTGAAACCAGGAGGGCGGTTGTCTTACCAATACCATCATAAACGATCGGAAGTTTGGACTGTGGTCTGTGGAGTGGCTAGAATCACTCTAGATGATGCTACTAAAGATTATTCAATTGGTGAAGTGGTAGAAATCCCTCAAGGTGTAAAGCATCGGGTTGAAAATGCTGAACGTGAACTTTTGACTTTTATAGAGGTACAATATGGTACCTATTTTGGAGAAGACGATATCGTACGAATAGAAGACGATTATCAGAGGAGTTAG
- the rfbC gene encoding dTDP-4-dehydrorhamnose 3,5-epimerase, protein MKVTETYLKGCFIIEPQIHEDSRGYFMESFNKQKFETAIGREISFVQDNEALSSYGVIRGLHFQKEPYAQAKLVRVMEGKVLDVAVDLRKDSATYGKHFSIELSASNKKQLFVPRGFAHGYSVLSKTALFFYKCDQVYHPQSDCGIAYNDPCLGIDWKIGEEHQVLSIKDQKQQPLASLLG, encoded by the coding sequence ATGAAGGTGACTGAGACCTATTTAAAAGGATGTTTCATTATTGAACCGCAAATTCATGAGGATTCACGTGGTTATTTTATGGAAAGTTTCAATAAACAAAAATTTGAAACGGCTATTGGTAGAGAAATCTCCTTTGTACAGGATAATGAGGCCCTTTCTTCTTATGGGGTCATCCGTGGTTTACATTTCCAGAAAGAGCCTTATGCGCAAGCAAAGTTGGTTCGAGTGATGGAAGGGAAAGTCCTGGATGTAGCGGTAGATTTAAGAAAGGACTCCGCCACCTATGGAAAGCACTTCTCCATAGAGCTTTCAGCTTCCAACAAAAAACAGCTTTTCGTACCTCGAGGTTTCGCACATGGATATTCCGTGCTTTCCAAAACAGCTCTGTTTTTTTATAAATGTGATCAGGTGTATCACCCACAAAGTGATTGTGGAATAGCATATAATGATCCTTGTTTAGGAATAGACTGGAAGATTGGAGAAGAACATCAGGTATTATCTATTAAAGATCAAAAACAGCAACCGCTTGCTTCATTATTAGGGTAA
- the rfbA gene encoding glucose-1-phosphate thymidylyltransferase RfbA, protein MKGIILAGGSGTRLHPLTAVVSKQLLPVYDKPMVYYPLSTLMSAGVQEFLIITTPKDAVLFRELLGDGTKYGCTFEYTQQQDPNGLAEAFIIGEKFIGNDKVALILGDNIFYGSGLAELLQKNTDPDGGIVFAYHVQDPERYGVVEFDVNGTAISIEEKPEKPKSSFAIPGIYFYDNTVVEIAKNLKPSKRGELEITDVNKIYLKQAKLQVQIMDKGTAWLDTGTFDSLMQASQFVEVIEQRQGLKIGSIEATALEMGFISRKEFEELIAPLLKSGYGTNLKDLLK, encoded by the coding sequence ATGAAAGGTATCATACTAGCAGGTGGGTCAGGAACCAGGTTGCATCCGTTGACTGCTGTGGTTTCCAAGCAACTCTTGCCGGTGTATGATAAGCCCATGGTTTATTATCCGCTATCCACGTTGATGTCTGCTGGAGTACAGGAATTTCTAATAATTACAACTCCCAAAGACGCGGTGTTATTTCGAGAGTTACTAGGCGACGGAACAAAATACGGCTGCACTTTCGAATATACTCAACAGCAAGACCCCAACGGTCTTGCAGAAGCATTTATTATAGGAGAAAAGTTTATTGGTAACGATAAAGTAGCTCTAATTCTGGGAGATAATATTTTTTACGGTTCAGGTCTGGCCGAATTACTACAGAAAAACACAGATCCCGATGGTGGAATCGTGTTTGCCTATCACGTCCAGGATCCCGAACGTTACGGTGTGGTAGAGTTTGATGTAAATGGCACCGCAATATCCATTGAAGAAAAACCTGAAAAGCCTAAATCTTCTTTTGCAATTCCTGGTATTTATTTTTATGATAACACAGTGGTTGAAATTGCTAAGAATCTAAAACCCAGTAAACGTGGTGAACTTGAAATTACTGATGTAAATAAAATTTATTTGAAACAGGCAAAATTACAGGTTCAGATTATGGATAAGGGAACAGCGTGGCTGGATACAGGGACTTTTGACTCCTTGATGCAAGCCTCTCAATTTGTTGAGGTCATCGAGCAGCGACAAGGTCTAAAAATAGGCTCTATCGAGGCTACTGCCCTAGAGATGGGCTTTATCTCCCGAAAGGAATTTGAAGAATTAATTGCTCCGCTTTTAAAAAGTGGTTACGGCACCAACCTCAAGGATCTGCTGAAATGA
- the rfbB gene encoding dTDP-glucose 4,6-dehydratase, with translation MQQEITKHVLITGGAGFIGSHVVRLFIQKYPDYKIINLDALTYAGNLENLSDVEQQLNYTFIHGDITDSQLLEELFSKHAISHIIHLAAESHVDRSIADPLQFVRTNVMGTVELLEVCRKHWTLGADHLFYHVSTDEVYGSLGERGLFTEQTCYDPNSPYSASKASSDHFVRAYGETYKIPYIISNCSNNYGPYHFPEKLIPLFIKNILEGKPLPVYGDGNYTRDWLYVADHTRAIDLAFHNGRVGETYNIGGHNEWKNIDLIHLLCDLMDKKSHKPSGTSRKLIKFVNDRPGHDFRYAIDASKIQRELGWKPSVDFEEGIEKTLDWFLDNRDYLGS, from the coding sequence ATGCAACAAGAAATAACCAAACATGTACTAATTACAGGCGGTGCTGGCTTTATAGGAAGTCATGTAGTGCGTTTATTTATTCAAAAGTACCCTGATTATAAGATCATCAACCTAGATGCATTGACTTATGCGGGCAATTTAGAAAACCTGAGTGATGTCGAGCAACAGCTAAACTATACATTCATTCACGGAGATATTACAGATTCTCAGCTTTTGGAAGAACTGTTTTCTAAGCATGCAATATCTCATATCATCCACCTTGCTGCAGAATCGCATGTAGACCGCTCCATTGCTGATCCTTTGCAGTTTGTGAGAACAAATGTTATGGGAACGGTAGAATTATTAGAAGTTTGCCGCAAACACTGGACTCTTGGTGCTGATCATTTATTTTACCATGTGAGTACTGATGAAGTCTATGGCAGTCTTGGTGAAAGAGGATTGTTTACTGAGCAAACTTGCTACGACCCTAATTCGCCTTATAGTGCATCAAAGGCCAGCAGTGATCATTTTGTGAGAGCTTATGGAGAAACCTATAAAATTCCATATATCATCTCCAATTGTTCCAATAATTACGGGCCGTACCATTTCCCAGAAAAATTGATTCCGTTGTTTATTAAGAATATTTTAGAAGGGAAACCACTTCCGGTTTATGGTGATGGAAACTATACTAGAGACTGGCTATACGTTGCAGATCACACACGGGCTATTGATCTCGCGTTCCATAATGGCAGGGTTGGTGAAACTTATAATATAGGTGGCCATAACGAGTGGAAGAATATAGATTTGATTCATCTACTTTGTGATTTGATGGACAAAAAATCACATAAGCCTTCTGGCACATCCAGAAAATTAATAAAGTTTGTAAATGATCGTCCAGGTCACGATTTTAGATATGCCATTGATGCCAGTAAAATTCAGCGAGAACTAGGATGGAAACCTAGCGTCGATTTTGAAGAAGGTATAGAAAAGACCCTAGATTGGTTTTTGGATAATAGAGACTATTTAGGAAGTTAG
- a CDS encoding nucleotide sugar dehydrogenase, translating to MKVKNICCIGAGYVGGPTMAVIAAKCPDIDVHVVDLNEQRIAAWNDVNLDNLPIYEPGLSDIVAQARGRNLIFSTNVDQAIQEADMIFISVNTPTKTYGIGKGMAADLKYIELCARQIARVATSNKIIVEKSTLPVRTAEALKSILSSSGNGVKFQVLSNPEFLAEGTAIQDLLQPDRVLIGGERTLEGEEAIQALHDVYNNWITTERILLTNVWSSELSKLTANAFLAQRVSSINSLSALCEATEADVDEVARAIGQDSRIGPKFLKSSVGFGGSCFQKDILNLVYLCQTYGLNEVADYWHQVIKMNDYQKRRFAQKIISTLYNTVNGKKIVLLGWAFKKDTNDTRESAAIYVADYLLSEQAEIVVYDPKVTQEQVYADLDYLNTRSEERNRSLVTVAKNYEDLFKDAHAVAVMTEWDEFKTIDWSKVYIDMLKPAFIFDGRAILDMQALEGIGFTGFAIGKG from the coding sequence ATGAAAGTGAAAAATATATGCTGTATTGGTGCTGGTTATGTGGGTGGTCCTACTATGGCTGTAATCGCAGCAAAGTGTCCTGATATTGATGTCCACGTGGTTGATCTAAACGAGCAACGCATTGCCGCTTGGAATGATGTAAATCTAGATAACTTACCTATATACGAGCCTGGATTATCAGATATAGTGGCTCAAGCTAGAGGTCGCAACCTGATTTTTAGTACCAATGTCGATCAGGCAATACAGGAAGCAGATATGATTTTTATATCGGTAAATACGCCTACCAAAACTTATGGAATCGGTAAAGGAATGGCGGCAGACTTGAAGTATATAGAACTTTGTGCTAGACAGATCGCAAGAGTAGCAACTTCAAACAAAATCATAGTAGAAAAATCTACCTTACCGGTAAGAACTGCCGAAGCCTTGAAGTCTATCCTTTCCAGCAGTGGTAATGGAGTGAAATTTCAGGTTCTATCTAATCCAGAGTTCTTGGCAGAAGGTACTGCAATACAAGACCTGCTCCAACCAGACCGTGTTTTAATAGGTGGTGAACGGACTCTAGAAGGTGAAGAGGCCATACAAGCGCTACATGATGTTTATAATAATTGGATCACAACAGAACGTATTTTATTGACCAATGTTTGGTCTTCTGAGCTTTCTAAATTGACGGCTAATGCATTCCTTGCACAACGGGTATCTAGTATCAATAGTTTGAGCGCTCTATGTGAGGCTACCGAGGCAGATGTGGATGAAGTGGCTAGAGCTATAGGACAGGATTCAAGAATAGGCCCTAAATTCCTAAAGTCAAGTGTAGGTTTTGGAGGTTCTTGTTTTCAAAAAGATATTCTTAATCTCGTCTATTTGTGTCAGACTTATGGATTGAATGAAGTAGCAGACTATTGGCATCAGGTCATCAAGATGAATGATTATCAAAAACGCCGATTCGCACAAAAAATCATCAGTACCTTATATAACACCGTCAATGGTAAGAAAATAGTTCTATTAGGTTGGGCTTTTAAAAAAGATACCAATGATACTCGAGAATCCGCCGCTATTTATGTAGCAGACTATTTATTGAGTGAGCAGGCAGAGATAGTAGTTTATGACCCCAAAGTCACCCAAGAGCAGGTTTATGCAGACCTTGACTATCTAAACACAAGAAGTGAAGAAAGAAACAGAAGCCTGGTAACAGTTGCAAAGAATTATGAAGATTTATTTAAGGATGCTCATGCCGTCGCTGTAATGACAGAATGGGATGAGTTCAAAACCATCGATTGGTCAAAGGTTTATATCGACATGCTCAAACCGGCCTTTATTTTTGATGGTCGTGCTATTTTAGATATGCAAGCTCTTGAGGGTATTGGATTCACAGGCTTTGCTATAGGTAAAGGATAA